One Turneriella parva DSM 21527 genomic region harbors:
- a CDS encoding argininosuccinate synthase: MKVPEIKKLVLAYSGGLDTSVILHWAKKTYKCEVIAYCADIGQEEELTGLEEKAARTGASKCYVEDLRAEFVSEYVFPMLRASAVYEMRYLLGTSIARPLIAKRQVEIAQKEGADAVAHGATGKGNDQVRFELTFMALKPDLKIVAPWRTWDFKGREDLIRYAKEENIPVTASAEKPYSMDRNALHISYEGGVLEDPWHEYKEDMFILTKSADQAPDKAEILEIEFVNGNAVAVNGKKMAPFELLMHLNKVGGEHGVGRVDIVENRLVGIKSRGVYETPGGTILHIAHRDLESITLERNLQHLKDELSLKYARLVYNGQWFTPEREALQAFVDQTNRAVNGTVKVKLYKGSAQVIARKSPNSLYSAALASFEKENVYNQFDAEGFIKLFALTARNSYSDYKKLIAGQHDVAGLVADRDG; encoded by the coding sequence ATGAAAGTACCTGAAATCAAGAAGTTGGTGCTCGCCTACTCCGGCGGGCTCGACACGTCGGTGATTCTGCACTGGGCGAAAAAAACCTACAAATGCGAAGTCATTGCTTACTGCGCCGATATCGGGCAAGAAGAAGAACTCACCGGTCTTGAAGAAAAAGCTGCGCGTACCGGCGCCTCGAAATGTTACGTCGAAGATCTGCGCGCAGAGTTTGTCAGCGAATATGTTTTTCCGATGCTGCGCGCTTCGGCCGTCTATGAGATGCGTTATCTGCTCGGTACCTCGATCGCGCGCCCTCTGATTGCCAAGCGCCAGGTTGAAATTGCCCAGAAAGAAGGCGCCGACGCAGTGGCGCACGGTGCGACGGGCAAGGGCAACGATCAGGTACGCTTTGAGCTTACGTTCATGGCGCTGAAGCCCGACCTCAAGATTGTCGCGCCGTGGCGCACGTGGGATTTCAAAGGTCGCGAAGACCTGATACGCTATGCAAAAGAAGAGAACATTCCGGTGACGGCTTCGGCAGAGAAGCCGTACTCCATGGACCGCAACGCGCTGCACATCAGCTACGAAGGCGGCGTTCTCGAAGACCCCTGGCATGAATACAAAGAAGATATGTTCATTCTCACCAAAAGCGCCGACCAAGCGCCCGACAAAGCCGAAATTCTTGAAATCGAATTTGTCAATGGTAATGCGGTTGCGGTGAACGGCAAGAAAATGGCTCCTTTCGAACTGCTCATGCACCTCAACAAAGTCGGCGGCGAACATGGCGTCGGCAGGGTTGATATAGTTGAAAACCGACTTGTCGGCATCAAGTCACGCGGCGTGTATGAAACACCCGGCGGTACAATTCTACACATCGCACACCGCGATCTCGAATCGATTACGCTCGAACGCAACCTGCAGCACCTGAAAGACGAGCTGAGTCTCAAGTATGCGCGCCTGGTTTATAACGGCCAGTGGTTCACCCCCGAACGCGAGGCGCTGCAGGCATTCGTCGACCAGACGAACCGCGCGGTCAACGGCACTGTAAAAGTGAAGCTGTACAAGGGCAGCGCGCAGGTTATCGCCCGCAAGTCGCCAAACTCGCTCTACAGCGCAGCGCTGGCTTCTTTTGAAAAAGAGAACGTGTACAACCAATTCGATGCCGAGGGCTTTATCAAACTTTTTGCGCTCACGGCGCGAAACTCTTACTCAGACTATAAGAAGCTCATTGCAGGGCAACACGATGTCGCCGGGCTCGTCGCAGACAGGGATGGCTGA
- the murD gene encoding UDP-N-acetylmuramoyl-L-alanine--D-glutamate ligase, which produces MAKRFLLIGAGGKTGESYARLLQSHGHFVLWYDKNAEVRPTGLDEGLLEHIPSDSLVWENLKDRFDVLTLTPGVPLRHPFVLTARQKGKNVISEVAYCAPYLKSMRIIGITGTDGKSTTTTLAAQLIRLSGEKGVECGNFGLPLSEIALNQAGFIGAILVCELSSYQLEEPGDLALDAAIYLNLAPDHLNRYSGIEEYGLAKWNIAKLLKPAAPLIVTTALLPENTELWQGVHPLLKFDGPVISIDTQNLHSKNFQIIGDNICDAAQHILAPVSGLAISGHHNLANLLFALEAVSALRASDLEAHLAGIVAKLTALPHRFESIRQVVYPQMHFINDSKATTTQAAITALENSAPPVFMLLGGQGKGESYKELGLRLKLKDAHALIYGECRNDMARDFREIGFEKFTLHENLFKAFHTAKRLVLQRGLNSATVLLAPAATSWDQFKSFEERGDYFRSLVAGLSSGGARFETL; this is translated from the coding sequence ATGGCGAAGCGGTTTTTGCTCATCGGGGCCGGTGGCAAAACCGGTGAATCGTACGCGCGGCTGCTGCAGTCTCACGGGCACTTTGTGCTCTGGTACGACAAGAATGCCGAGGTGAGGCCCACGGGGCTCGACGAGGGCCTGCTTGAACATATACCTTCTGACTCGCTCGTCTGGGAAAATCTGAAAGACCGTTTCGATGTGCTGACTTTGACACCAGGTGTACCGCTTCGCCACCCGTTTGTTTTAACGGCACGTCAAAAAGGCAAGAACGTCATCAGCGAAGTTGCCTATTGTGCGCCATACCTGAAGAGCATGCGCATCATCGGTATCACGGGTACCGATGGCAAGAGCACGACCACGACGCTTGCAGCCCAGCTCATCAGGCTATCGGGTGAAAAAGGAGTCGAGTGCGGCAACTTCGGTTTGCCTCTATCTGAAATTGCCTTGAACCAGGCGGGCTTTATCGGCGCGATTTTAGTCTGTGAGCTTTCAAGCTACCAGCTCGAAGAGCCGGGAGACCTTGCGCTTGACGCGGCAATTTATTTGAACCTCGCGCCCGATCATCTGAATCGTTATTCAGGCATCGAAGAATACGGGCTCGCGAAATGGAATATCGCTAAACTGCTGAAGCCCGCCGCTCCCCTGATTGTTACCACAGCTTTGCTGCCTGAAAATACTGAACTTTGGCAGGGTGTGCATCCTTTGCTGAAATTCGACGGCCCTGTCATTTCGATCGATACGCAAAACCTGCACAGCAAGAATTTTCAGATTATCGGCGACAATATCTGCGACGCCGCGCAGCATATTCTCGCGCCTGTTTCAGGCTTGGCTATTTCGGGCCACCACAACCTTGCCAATCTGCTCTTCGCGCTTGAGGCAGTTTCGGCTTTGCGGGCATCTGATCTCGAGGCTCATCTCGCCGGTATTGTTGCGAAGCTGACGGCTTTGCCGCACCGCTTTGAAAGCATCAGGCAGGTTGTGTATCCGCAGATGCACTTCATCAACGACAGCAAGGCGACGACAACGCAGGCAGCGATCACTGCGCTCGAAAATTCGGCGCCGCCGGTTTTCATGCTGCTCGGCGGGCAGGGTAAAGGCGAAAGCTATAAAGAATTAGGACTCAGACTGAAACTAAAAGACGCCCACGCGCTCATTTATGGCGAGTGCCGTAACGACATGGCACGGGATTTTCGGGAGATCGGCTTTGAAAAATTTACGCTGCATGAAAACCTGTTCAAGGCTTTTCATACCGCAAAGCGCCTCGTGCTGCAGCGTGGTCTGAATTCAGCGACAGTTCTGCTCGCGCCCGCCGCAACTTCATGGGATCAATTCAAGAGTTTCGAAGAACGCGGAGACTATTTTCGTAGTCTCGTTGCCGGCCTTAGCTCTGGCGGGGCGCGGTTCGAGACCCTTTAG
- the fabG gene encoding 3-oxoacyl-[acyl-carrier-protein] reductase yields the protein MFKDRVAVITGSARGIGRAIAEALAEQGCSIVISDVNAEGCQKTADEIAAKYGVKAIGHAANVTKKDDMTALANAAVEKLGKLDIWVNNAGVLRDDLLMRMSEEDWNLVLDVNLKGVFFGIQAATKVMMKAKYGKIVNISSVAGLIGNAGQANYSAAKAGVIAVTKTAAREYASRNININAITPGYIQTDMTGALPEKVQVELAKMVPLPNKGAPSDIAKAARFLASSDADFITGVILRVDGGMAIGF from the coding sequence ATGTTTAAAGACAGAGTGGCCGTAATCACAGGTTCAGCGCGAGGCATTGGCCGTGCTATCGCAGAAGCGCTGGCAGAACAGGGTTGCAGCATCGTCATTTCAGACGTTAACGCAGAAGGTTGCCAGAAAACAGCAGACGAAATCGCCGCCAAGTATGGCGTCAAGGCGATCGGGCATGCTGCCAACGTCACCAAAAAAGACGACATGACTGCACTCGCGAACGCGGCGGTTGAAAAACTCGGCAAACTCGACATCTGGGTGAACAATGCCGGCGTGCTGCGCGACGACCTGCTGATGCGCATGTCAGAAGAAGACTGGAACCTCGTGCTCGATGTGAACCTCAAAGGTGTCTTTTTCGGTATTCAGGCAGCTACGAAGGTGATGATGAAAGCCAAGTATGGCAAAATCGTCAATATCTCTTCGGTAGCGGGCCTCATCGGCAACGCGGGCCAGGCAAACTATTCCGCGGCAAAAGCAGGCGTGATCGCGGTGACAAAAACTGCAGCGCGCGAATATGCTTCGCGCAACATCAACATCAACGCAATCACGCCGGGTTACATACAGACCGATATGACCGGCGCGCTGCCTGAAAAAGTTCAGGTTGAACTCGCCAAAATGGTACCGCTGCCCAACAAAGGCGCACCCTCTGACATCGCGAAAGCGGCACGCTTTCTTGCCTCTTCAGACGCAGACTTCATCACCGGAGTAATCCTTCGTGTTGATGGTGGTATGGCCATAGGTTTCTAG
- a CDS encoding FG-GAP repeat domain-containing protein, with the protein MGGSFRAGGSHYFYVGRKKQLLIFDERLKTVQSINLLNDTAAIDFADVYKSGRDSLLEFSQTGVHVRLFGKQGYGEPQRIVTERLAFPLYVDNLEQSRLSVDINNDGYFDLFLPAEGKFVVYENKTGRGFARAAELPYQPRGSFTGRLWANSDLPSNSMRSTIIIPQPIFLDFNGDGQLDAAARIDERIYYFLSGKNQQGQITPFSETLLRIYPMPQEDIYVAYSEFEDFDGDGNLDLIYSAVKGLGLNIRVDIKIFRGVKGVADPNSMVEHSIKGGVFSPLLATLGKQKLLLVPTIDTGIGFFINYVVRSRVSLTMQLLSPLNTKDNPLEKTTLSFSSKESAIPGFTYGDYNNDGQTDFILGTELDSISVFAGNADLSRKEITKINAPSYGIFRTVKRHDGVHLLFIYMTQKSKAEKKSAVYLAPIR; encoded by the coding sequence ATGGGGGGTAGTTTCCGTGCCGGCGGTAGCCACTATTTTTACGTAGGCCGCAAGAAACAGCTGCTCATCTTTGATGAGCGGCTGAAAACGGTTCAGAGCATTAACCTTCTGAACGACACGGCAGCGATCGATTTTGCTGACGTCTATAAATCAGGGCGCGACAGTCTGCTCGAATTTTCGCAAACCGGCGTGCACGTGCGCCTGTTCGGTAAACAGGGCTACGGTGAGCCCCAGCGTATCGTCACGGAGCGGCTGGCGTTTCCGCTCTACGTCGATAACCTCGAACAAAGCCGACTTTCTGTTGATATCAACAATGACGGCTACTTCGATCTGTTTTTGCCCGCAGAAGGTAAATTCGTCGTCTACGAGAACAAAACCGGCAGGGGTTTCGCCAGAGCGGCTGAACTACCCTACCAGCCGCGCGGCAGCTTTACCGGCCGGTTGTGGGCAAACTCAGATCTGCCGTCGAACAGCATGCGGTCGACGATCATTATTCCGCAGCCGATTTTTCTGGATTTTAACGGTGACGGCCAGTTAGACGCTGCGGCACGCATTGACGAACGTATCTATTACTTCTTGAGCGGCAAAAACCAGCAGGGCCAGATTACGCCGTTTTCAGAAACCCTTTTGCGCATCTATCCGATGCCGCAAGAAGACATCTACGTTGCCTATTCTGAATTTGAAGATTTCGATGGCGACGGCAACCTCGACCTGATCTATTCAGCCGTGAAGGGGCTCGGCCTCAATATCCGCGTGGATATCAAAATTTTTCGAGGTGTTAAGGGAGTCGCAGATCCGAACTCCATGGTTGAACATAGTATCAAGGGTGGGGTTTTTTCTCCGCTACTGGCAACCCTGGGTAAGCAGAAATTGCTGCTCGTACCCACAATCGACACGGGCATTGGCTTCTTCATAAACTACGTTGTGCGCTCGCGCGTCTCTTTGACCATGCAGCTGCTGAGCCCCCTGAATACGAAAGACAATCCGCTGGAGAAGACAACGCTTTCGTTCAGCTCGAAAGAATCGGCTATACCGGGCTTCACGTACGGCGACTATAACAACGACGGCCAGACAGATTTTATTCTCGGTACAGAGCTCGACAGTATTTCTGTCTTTGCCGGCAATGCCGACCTGTCGCGCAAAGAGATTACAAAAATCAATGCGCCTTCATACGGCATATTTCGCACCGTAAAGCGGCACGATGGGGTCCATTTGCTCTTCATTTACATGACGCAGAAATCGAAAGCCGAAAAGAAAAGCGCGGTCTATCTGGCTCCGATTCGTTGA
- a CDS encoding SBBP repeat-containing protein has protein sequence MAFGQIPPVTITYPGGTTGNLDSEVKVGTQDAFLIKYDADGTKIWTRLAGVSGGNSFSTHLTVDSAGNCIIGGRTTGNLDGQTKTGTTDSFAIKYAADGTKIWTRLFGAAGGETLAGNHVVDAFGHLYVAGIVTENMHSQIKTGAKDAFLIRYDPDGVRKYTRLMGFPSVETGGTSVAVSAPGNVAVVGYTRGNLDGQTLSGIEDLFITDNLMDTSGTDISTVTYIGNGHTSGTVPVDTNTYVHGAPVTVKARTANFRRNNFAFGGWNTQSDGSGSRRLPGKQFSMGPSAETLHSQWQTKWTRLLGQSGKDVFSVDIAASADGHVYSLNHAPQGFLGELPADRSGFYIQKRDAAANLIWSRPGYTDGNQTYGRSLVVDSQGRILVAGYTNGSVSGSSQIGHMDGFVAIYSPAGILIQVIRLGVSAGNTLAERIKLDTQDNIYIMGIANQKLDGSGATGAAGTFVRKYTKAGIVLWTRYIDGGGHFVNGRDLDVSGLSVFVVGYLHTANSSLTGFIARMATNTGATAWLRTFSSGSITWYGGVARVGCSSTFVTGLTNGEIYTSRGEKNTARRYLAFVTSYDDAGNALLSTNAEMPIPVGSIVESEGSVYPIAIQCRDNRPTALLQVYGSAYWAWGLQGAQTSPGPAFAMLFSPFNALNDNRVVTHGASGVTLSSTTFAASPLGVWFVGGMTRGSIDGQTLTGIGDSFVTNQLGY, from the coding sequence ATGGCGTTCGGGCAGATTCCGCCGGTAACTATTACGTATCCGGGGGGTACAACCGGAAATCTCGATTCAGAGGTAAAAGTTGGCACGCAGGATGCATTTCTGATCAAGTATGACGCCGATGGCACCAAGATATGGACGCGTTTGGCCGGCGTGTCTGGTGGTAACAGTTTTTCAACGCATTTGACGGTTGATTCGGCTGGTAATTGCATTATTGGTGGCCGTACGACAGGAAATCTTGATGGTCAAACCAAGACTGGTACTACGGACTCATTTGCCATCAAGTATGCAGCCGACGGGACAAAAATCTGGACAAGATTGTTTGGTGCTGCTGGCGGTGAGACGCTTGCCGGCAACCACGTGGTTGATGCATTTGGCCACTTGTATGTTGCTGGCATTGTGACTGAAAATATGCACAGCCAGATAAAAACAGGAGCGAAGGATGCGTTCCTCATTAGGTATGATCCAGACGGCGTAAGAAAGTACACACGGTTAATGGGCTTTCCCTCGGTTGAGACCGGTGGCACCTCTGTCGCAGTGAGTGCTCCGGGGAATGTCGCAGTGGTGGGTTACACCCGCGGCAATCTGGATGGACAAACGCTTTCAGGCATAGAAGATTTGTTTATTACCGACAATCTTATGGATACTTCAGGCACTGACATATCTACGGTAACATACATCGGCAACGGGCACACTTCTGGCACGGTACCGGTAGATACGAATACATATGTGCATGGTGCGCCGGTCACCGTGAAAGCGCGCACTGCCAATTTCCGCCGCAACAACTTTGCCTTTGGTGGCTGGAACACGCAAAGCGATGGCTCTGGCAGTAGGCGCCTGCCCGGCAAGCAATTCAGCATGGGGCCCAGCGCGGAGACGCTACACAGTCAATGGCAAACAAAATGGACACGCCTGCTTGGTCAATCTGGTAAAGATGTATTCTCAGTAGATATTGCCGCTTCTGCTGATGGGCATGTATACTCGCTTAATCATGCACCGCAAGGCTTCTTGGGTGAGTTACCTGCTGATAGAAGCGGCTTTTATATTCAGAAACGGGATGCTGCAGCCAATCTGATTTGGAGTCGGCCCGGGTATACCGATGGCAATCAGACTTATGGTCGGTCTCTTGTTGTTGATTCGCAGGGGCGTATCTTGGTCGCTGGTTACACAAACGGCAGTGTAAGCGGCTCAAGTCAGATTGGCCACATGGACGGTTTTGTGGCGATCTATTCGCCAGCCGGTATTCTCATTCAAGTTATTCGGTTAGGCGTATCGGCCGGCAACACGCTTGCTGAAAGAATCAAGCTCGATACACAGGACAATATTTATATCATGGGCATTGCCAACCAGAAATTAGATGGCAGCGGCGCAACCGGCGCAGCAGGCACCTTTGTGCGAAAATACACAAAAGCTGGCATTGTTCTATGGACGCGCTATATAGATGGAGGCGGCCATTTTGTCAATGGCCGCGACCTAGATGTTAGCGGTTTGTCCGTTTTTGTGGTAGGCTATTTGCATACCGCAAACTCTAGCCTTACGGGATTCATCGCGCGTATGGCGACCAACACAGGGGCCACTGCATGGCTTCGAACTTTCTCCTCAGGCTCAATCACTTGGTATGGTGGCGTCGCGCGTGTCGGGTGTTCCTCAACGTTTGTAACCGGTTTAACAAATGGCGAAATATACACTTCAAGGGGAGAGAAAAATACTGCGCGGCGATACCTCGCCTTTGTCACGAGTTATGATGATGCTGGCAATGCGCTTCTCTCGACAAATGCCGAAATGCCTATCCCCGTAGGATCGATAGTTGAAAGCGAGGGCAGCGTTTATCCCATTGCAATCCAGTGTAGAGACAACCGACCGACTGCTTTGCTACAGGTTTATGGTTCAGCCTATTGGGCGTGGGGCCTTCAAGGCGCGCAGACTTCTCCCGGTCCCGCTTTCGCAATGCTATTTTCTCCCTTTAACGCACTGAACGATAATCGCGTTGTCACCCATGGCGCATCGGGGGTCACTCTTAGCTCAACAACCTTTGCTGCGAGTCCTCTCGGTGTCTGGTTCGTTGGGGGGATGACTCGCGGTTCTATTGACGGGCAGACTTTAACCGGCATCGGAGATAGCTTTGTAACTAACCAACTCGGCTATTGA
- a CDS encoding PaaI family thioesterase, whose protein sequence is MVFADRQKSEDELQLLWREMNAMKAKAAMPLELPPPCFHDMQGEFLRYNSRKAILVGFPVLAKQLNPIGVMQGGYIAAAFDNTLGPLSYLAAQKPAVTLDMTQTYLRAAKLDERIYCEAEVVARGLKTLYMTASLFDARGKLVATAQTQILIL, encoded by the coding sequence GTGGTTTTTGCCGACCGCCAGAAGTCAGAAGACGAGCTGCAGCTGCTGTGGCGTGAAATGAATGCCATGAAAGCGAAAGCGGCGATGCCGCTTGAATTGCCGCCTCCTTGCTTTCACGATATGCAGGGTGAATTCTTGCGTTACAATTCGCGCAAGGCCATTCTTGTGGGTTTTCCGGTTCTGGCAAAACAACTGAACCCGATCGGCGTCATGCAGGGTGGTTATATTGCTGCGGCTTTCGACAATACTCTGGGGCCATTATCGTATCTGGCAGCACAGAAGCCCGCAGTGACACTCGACATGACGCAGACCTATCTGCGCGCCGCGAAACTCGATGAACGCATATACTGCGAGGCAGAGGTCGTCGCGCGAGGCCTCAAGACTCTCTATATGACTGCGTCGCTTTTCGATGCGCGCGGCAAGCTTGTTGCCACCGCGCAGACTCAAATTCTGATACTTTGA
- a CDS encoding OmpP1/FadL family transporter, which yields MNKGSRVAAAALFLTATAAYADMAESFGMGPRMVGFSGAGVASVNDWTSGFYNIAGVTSPISERAIFGNQEKSEEASGKIKLLKDGAESSDEKGNKDAIDKKLEAEVLAREDRPTHQVGMNYLFQASLPKITTATSNDRVANNVALATKNMTYGVVQMGLVFDTRTIINTPKNMPIRLGVALSIRDNGNIATVSDTSIESYNFLRLGREAQRITIISGLGAQVWKNRLSIGVGFNMFTGGKGRFEMSNVEIDPTGNTQVPNAQTQMDLTPAGAPVAGIQYRHNIKNRILMVGFSWRGETFMQIDPLDANATTQLLAVNLPLRLAILDFYSPHTFTFGFTYLHDEALKLSLDGEFQMWSQFQVNSARSEYLKKVNESFDPFKNIIIVKFGAESRPGRYINKLRDVPLFVRTGFTYIPAFTPDQNGFSNFLDNDKIGYSLGASFFLNANKVVKVPVELIFGFQHQIMMTRESTKSGAVLGSNAYAAGNQPNYTYGGHVFIVSLGALMKF from the coding sequence TTGAATAAAGGCAGCAGAGTCGCAGCGGCGGCGTTATTTCTCACAGCCACTGCGGCATATGCAGACATGGCCGAAAGTTTTGGAATGGGGCCGCGTATGGTCGGTTTCTCGGGCGCAGGCGTCGCGAGCGTAAACGACTGGACTTCAGGTTTTTATAACATCGCCGGAGTGACCTCACCCATCAGCGAACGCGCCATATTCGGTAATCAGGAGAAATCAGAAGAAGCTTCTGGTAAGATTAAACTATTAAAAGACGGAGCAGAATCGAGCGACGAGAAGGGCAATAAAGACGCAATCGATAAAAAACTCGAAGCCGAAGTGCTTGCGCGCGAAGACCGACCGACCCACCAGGTCGGTATGAACTACCTTTTTCAGGCGTCTTTGCCTAAAATTACAACTGCCACCTCGAATGACCGGGTCGCCAACAATGTGGCGCTGGCGACCAAAAACATGACCTACGGTGTCGTGCAAATGGGGCTCGTCTTCGACACGCGCACGATCATCAATACGCCCAAGAACATGCCGATTCGCCTCGGCGTTGCGCTGTCGATTCGAGACAACGGTAACATCGCGACAGTGAGCGACACGAGTATCGAATCGTACAACTTTCTGCGCCTCGGCCGCGAAGCACAGCGCATTACCATTATTTCGGGGCTCGGGGCACAGGTTTGGAAAAACCGCCTCAGTATCGGTGTCGGCTTCAATATGTTTACCGGGGGCAAAGGTCGCTTCGAAATGTCTAACGTTGAAATTGACCCCACAGGAAATACCCAGGTACCCAATGCGCAGACGCAAATGGACCTGACTCCTGCCGGTGCACCCGTTGCGGGCATTCAATATCGTCATAATATCAAGAACCGCATTCTGATGGTGGGTTTCTCGTGGCGCGGTGAAACGTTCATGCAGATCGACCCGCTCGATGCGAATGCGACGACGCAGCTCTTGGCTGTGAATCTGCCATTGCGGCTCGCCATTCTTGATTTCTACTCTCCGCATACCTTTACCTTCGGCTTCACCTACCTGCACGATGAGGCGCTTAAGCTCTCGCTCGACGGTGAATTTCAGATGTGGAGCCAGTTTCAGGTCAACAGCGCCCGCTCTGAATACCTGAAAAAGGTAAACGAATCTTTCGACCCATTCAAGAATATCATCATTGTGAAATTCGGGGCTGAAAGCAGACCTGGCAGATACATAAACAAATTGCGCGATGTGCCTCTTTTTGTGCGCACCGGTTTTACCTATATTCCCGCGTTTACACCCGACCAGAACGGCTTTTCAAACTTTCTCGACAACGATAAGATCGGCTATTCTCTTGGTGCCTCTTTCTTCTTGAATGCGAATAAAGTCGTCAAGGTGCCGGTCGAGCTGATTTTCGGCTTTCAACACCAGATCATGATGACGCGCGAGTCGACCAAATCGGGTGCCGTGCTCGGGTCGAACGCCTATGCCGCCGGCAATCAGCCGAACTATACCTATGGCGGGCACGTCTTCATCGTTTCGCTCGGTGCGTTAATGAAGTTCTGA
- a CDS encoding CTP synthase: protein MKKVRYIFMTGGVASSLGKGVSIASIGALLEARGFKVTIQKLDPYINIDPGTMSPFQHGEVYVTEDGAETDLDLGYYERFTSAVLGRENSVSTGQIYHSVISRERRGEYLGRTVQVIPHITNEIKNRILLLSQMDSELDFILVEIGGTVGDIESVPFLEAIRQFRLDQGQDNTMFIHLTLVPSITKGGEIKTKPTQHSVKELQQQGIQPDILLCRTVEPLEAEVKEKISLFCNVSPNRVFSAPDIDHTIYEIPQIFHSENLDAEIINYFRMESKSGEYLLDLNPMLAKWEQVVDVFVNPRHHVKIAVVGKYMALHDAYRSLYEAMTHGGFPKKISVEFTKIDSEKVDAENYRHLLKEANGILVPGGFGERGVEGKLLAIRYARENKVPYFGICLGMQCAVIEFARNVLGYKDAHSTEFDPDSPYPVISLMEEQTAIVNKGGTMRLGAYPCKLREGSLIAEAYMQQVIQERHRHRFEFNNKYRSAFENAGLRLSGLSPDETLVETVELDRAAHPFFVGTQYHPEFKSKPLSPHPLFKRFIEKSAGL from the coding sequence GTGAAAAAAGTGCGCTACATCTTCATGACGGGTGGGGTGGCCAGCTCACTCGGCAAGGGCGTGTCCATCGCCTCTATCGGTGCGCTGCTCGAGGCGCGTGGGTTTAAGGTGACGATTCAAAAACTCGACCCTTATATCAATATTGACCCCGGCACGATGAGCCCGTTTCAGCACGGTGAGGTTTACGTGACCGAAGACGGCGCCGAAACTGACCTCGACCTCGGCTATTACGAGCGCTTTACGAGCGCCGTTCTGGGCCGCGAAAATTCGGTTTCAACGGGGCAGATCTACCACAGCGTTATTTCGCGAGAGCGCCGTGGCGAATACCTGGGCCGCACCGTGCAGGTGATTCCGCATATCACCAACGAGATCAAGAACCGCATTTTGTTGCTCTCGCAGATGGATAGCGAGTTGGATTTCATACTTGTCGAAATTGGCGGCACTGTCGGCGATATCGAGTCAGTTCCGTTTCTCGAAGCAATCCGCCAGTTTCGTCTCGACCAGGGGCAAGATAACACGATGTTCATTCATTTAACCCTGGTGCCTTCGATTACGAAAGGCGGGGAGATCAAGACAAAACCAACACAGCACTCTGTGAAAGAGCTGCAGCAGCAGGGTATTCAGCCAGACATTCTGCTCTGCCGCACCGTTGAACCCCTCGAAGCCGAAGTGAAAGAGAAAATTTCGCTCTTTTGTAACGTCTCGCCAAACCGCGTGTTCTCGGCGCCCGACATCGATCACACGATCTATGAGATTCCGCAGATTTTTCACAGTGAAAACCTCGATGCAGAGATAATCAATTACTTTCGCATGGAAAGCAAGTCGGGCGAATACTTGCTCGATCTGAATCCGATGCTCGCGAAATGGGAACAGGTCGTCGATGTCTTTGTAAATCCACGCCATCATGTCAAAATTGCGGTGGTGGGCAAATACATGGCGCTGCACGACGCGTACCGCTCGCTCTACGAGGCGATGACGCATGGCGGCTTTCCGAAAAAGATTTCTGTCGAGTTCACGAAAATCGATTCTGAAAAAGTCGATGCCGAGAACTACCGGCATTTGCTCAAAGAAGCGAATGGCATTTTAGTACCGGGCGGCTTTGGCGAGCGCGGCGTCGAAGGTAAGCTTCTCGCGATTCGGTATGCGCGCGAAAACAAGGTGCCATATTTCGGCATTTGCCTGGGTATGCAGTGCGCAGTCATCGAGTTCGCGCGCAATGTGCTCGGCTACAAAGATGCGCATTCGACCGAGTTTGACCCTGATTCGCCATACCCGGTAATCAGCCTCATGGAAGAGCAGACAGCAATTGTGAATAAGGGTGGTACGATGCGGCTGGGGGCTTACCCGTGCAAACTGCGCGAAGGTTCGCTGATCGCCGAGGCCTATATGCAGCAGGTGATTCAAGAACGCCATCGGCATCGTTTCGAGTTTAACAACAAATACCGGTCGGCGTTCGAGAATGCGGGTCTGCGCCTTTCGGGGCTTTCACCCGACGAGACGCTTGTCGAAACGGTTGAGTTAGACCGGGCCGCACATCCGTTTTTTGTCGGTACGCAGTACCACCCTGAATTCAAGTCCAAGCCGCTCTCGCCACACCCGCTCTTCAAGCGTTTCATCGAAAAGAGTGCAGGGCTCTAG